CAAAATACTTGCAATTCCTAAACACATTAATAGATGAGAATTGCATATTTTTTCAGTCTTCAATTGCCAAAATCATATGAAAAAGGTTTGGTTCTCTTCATAAAGAACAAGTTGATTATACTGCCAACTTCTTCTAACAACCAACTTCATCCCAACAAatcaatccataaagcatcagattTTCTTTAGCCaaccaaaaaaaatttataactgtTTATCTTGTATCAAATCAAGCTTACCAGAACAGCAATTAAGATTGAATTGTGAACAACACATTAACCAGAAGGATAATTTTGAACAACACCCTGATGCATCAGATGCAAAGCAGATTAACATGATTTTCACCAAAATACTTGCAATTCCTAAATACATCGACAGATGAGAATTGCATATTTTTTTCAGTCTTTAATTGCCAAAATCATATGAAAAAAGTTTGGTTCTTTTCATAACAACCAACTCCATCCCAAAAAATCATTCGATAAAGCATCAGATTTCCTTTGGCTAACCAAAAACAAATTGTGCTATAGGAGTTGTCTTAGGGTAGGTGAAAAGGGGGATTTTTGAGAAACTTACAGACAGCATGAGAGGGTTATCGAGGATGGGATTGTGAGGGCAGACGAGGCAGACGAATTTTCCGCTGGAGAGCTTCTTGAAAGAAGGAGATGATGCAGCATCaccggaggaggaggagagcaTGAGATCGTCGACTCTTCTCTTCCGGTGATGCGCCTCCCTCCCCCAACTATCCCCTCCAAACGTGCTCATCCTCGGTGACTGCTGCCGCTGCGACTGCGAAGATTGCCCTCTATCGCGGATCAAAACGAATCCAAAGATTTGCAATTCGACGAATGGTGGAACGACAGCAAGATCGCGATCTTCCTTCCGATTAATTTCCTCTGCTTCCGATCTGAACTGAATatcaaatattaaatataattttaaaaatcatccaaatttagatcaaaatatatttattattatttattaattaaattttgaattattagatGACCGTTATGGGCCGGACATGTTATTGGGCCGAGCCACGCACGTGGCCGGAGGTAATACGATCCGATGATTGACACGTATAAGCTGAAAAAATGGTGTTGCGTGTTTTAGCATCAACAGCTGATTGAAGAAATAGTGGGACACATGCCATTTCGGGAATCCGTCCGCCATCTGCAGTCTTCGTTCAGAGAGAAAGGGGGGAGCGCGCTCCTCTCCGTTCTCGAAAGCCACcagagagagtgagagagagagtgGGCGACGACTTCGACGCAGTCCTCAGGTGGCGGATTCAGGGTATCGCCGTTCATCATCACTCTCTGTGTGTTCTTCTTGATGCTGTTTGTGGCTACTGTTCTTTTTTGCTTTGTTCTCTTCTTTTCGGCTTGTGATCGTTCGTACTAGCACTTGGATGGAGGGTTGGGAGGAGGGAGAGGAAAACTCACAATTTTATACTTCTTTTCTGtcacttctccttcttcctctcgtaTCTAACAAGGGAAGCCGTTAAAGGAACTCGAAGAGATTATTaagcttcagttttagatttcaactCCTAGGGCTAAATTGATATTGTAAGATGCTGAAAACAGATCTCCAAGGATAACGGCAAGTGGAAATCCTCTAAGTTTGCGAGATAAGCTGCAGAAATTCATGAGTCTTTTGGAAAATCGTTCACGCCTTTGTTCACTGTCAGACTCTATCGAACTAGCGCCTAGTTGGATCATTCTTTAATGAACATAATGTACTTTGTCTGGTGAAGTTAGGATCCAAGTCTGTCAATCCATTTGTATCATATATGATTCTGCATTGAGTACTCCTTCTATCATCTGTCTCTTGGTCCTGAAAAGGTGACTTATCAAATTCTTAAGGCCTGCTTATTTCATAAAGTTCTCTTAGAATGTGACGTTACGACATTTTGTCCTTCAATAATCTTCCAcgcatgatgttccttatggctCAGGTCAGGCTGTTGTTTATGCAATGGTCTGTTGTTAGCTATTTGTATCAGTTCTTTTATCTCTTTGGTTAAAATCTAAAGATAGGATATGCAGTTAAATTGTTTAGCATCTTGAATTGCACTTAGGTTCATCCTTCCCTACTTGTGACATTAGGGACATTTTGTCCTTCAATAATCTTCCATGCATGATGTTCCTCATGGCTCAGGTCAGGTTGTTGTTTATGCAATGGTCTGTTGTTAGCTATTTGTATCAGTCTTTTATCTCTTTGGTTAAAATCTAAAGATAGGATATGCAGTTAAATTGTTTAGCATCTTGAATTGCACTTAGGTTCATCCTTCCCTACTTGGGTGAAGGTATAATGAGAGGAAAAGCTTTTAAAAGTACTGAAAGTTGTATGAGCAATGGTCTGGTAGCCTCTCGGGATCATCAAATTCAGCAAGAATTTGTTCCAGGGGATATTGCATGGACAAAAATCAAGAACCACATATGGTGGCCTGCTCAGGTATTTTTGCATATCAGGTTTTAATATGAAATGAATTTTTAATCCAATTATTACTTATTAGTAGGTCCTGAATCACTGCTAAAACATGTGGAAACCCCTAAGATTTATTTCCTTATATTAATTACAGATATTGCAGCTTCTATGTTCTCAGATTTGATAAACCTTTATTTTTGGTCAGGCCAAATAAAGTTTGGCTTCTCATAGTTCAGGTAATAATTCATTGTTGGGTAAATTATAGGTTAGTTACCGATGAGAACCAAGAAAACAATCCGACATTGCCTACCTTTGTGTTTTTCTCTTGTGTATGTGTGCACACATGTGTTCTTTCAAATTGCTTGAGCGTGGTTTCCACATTAGCACTAGCCCTTGTCATAGACACATGTAATGCCTTACCATTCAACATCTCACAACACCTATCTTGCCATCATATCTCTGAAAATATTGCAATCAGTCATATAGTAGTTTAAGATTAATTTTCCTGTTTTAGGTTCAATTATGAAGTGGCAATGGCGGGACAAAATGCATACAATAAAATAGAATAGCAATATAATGCTGGAGAAAAACAGAAATAGGAAATGTTGAATCGGTAGCTTGTAAGATAACCTTTTGCCAAGACATTTTCTAAATGGTAACCTGTTGCGTGCCTCTGAATTTtatttcttgaagaaatttcaAAGAAGCTAGATCTTCTTTGTTGATTCTTGTTTCCTAAGTACATGATTGTAGCTTGATAGATTTTAAGTACTGGCATAACAGTCTTTTTGTCATTGCACTTCTACTTTAAAGGTTGTTGATGAGAAAAGTGTTGGTTCTGGACCCAAAAAGAAATCAAAGGATGAAATCCTTGTTCGCTTATATGGAAGTTATGAATAGTGAGTTTCTGCTTCTTTCTTGCTATCTCATTGATCTTCAGGTGTCATTGATTATTTATTCATTTGCTCAGTTTGTATGTGGACCCTTTGAAATGCAATATGGCGTTTGAAAAAGTGAGTTCAGCAATGGCATTtggcttttttttttctctcgttGTGCTGATTGATTGCTTAGTTAGCATAtttactgaaaaaaaaaaatgaacgacTTTGTCTTGTGAATGACTTCCAGATTGTCAAGCAAGATAATGTTTCTTCAGAGGAAGTGTTCAGAAGATCATTGGATATGGTAGAGGTCATTTGTGCATCCTtaatttctcaaataatcttTGAAAGAGATGAGTTCATTATTCTTTTCTGATGTGACAGGAACTTTCTCAAATATCCTCAAGGGGGAAAACTAAGAAAACAGGTCGTCATTTTAGAGGTTAATCAAAATTTTCACTTTGTCCTGTTTAAGATAGGACGATAAACATGCCATTTTCTGTTTTCCTGTAAACTTGCTTTGGTGCTATAAACTTGTCCTATTTGGATAGATATTTAGATGACAATATCCTCTTCTTGCAAAGGTGCACCTAATCTACGTTTTATCTTTCAGATTTTAGGTAGTAGTTAAGTAGTTTAGGTTAATCCAGATTTTATCTCCTGTTATTCATATTCATAAATGTACATAATCACATTCCTGcaagttttaaagaatttataGATGAACCGAATGTTTCTCCTATTCATGATCAGTGAGGAGGATTTTCaatgctaacatatctagcaatGAATTCCTTGATCGTTATCAATATTGTTCCTCCCAACTCTTTAAGGTCAGCGACATAAATTATATTCTTCCATTGCCCTCAATGCAATGCAAGACTATATCACAgtgatatttaaattaattaaatcttttttATTATATTGACTAATAATGTTTTCATTGGTGTCATTGTGTGGTATTACTGTTGTGTTTTTTCATACTTCTATTATCGTAATCAGTGTTGCAGTGGGTATTATCCTCTTGCCTTctcttttctatttcttctccACATTTCATTTAACCTACAATTCATGATGTTATTAATTTGTTGACTTTGTCATATTCATTCTTCAATACAGAAGGATACAAGAGACACTTATAACATTTTATTGCAAAACAGCAGTAGAAAATCTTTCTTAAGTCATCCTAAGGATTTAGTCGGTAGACAATTAAACGACTTAGTTTTCTCCTAGAAGCAAAATAGGCCTATGTGGTTCTCCCAAGCCCTATATGAGTCAAATTGATCTATTTATCACCTAGTTAAGATCACTTCTTGTATCAGTATTTCGTATACTTTCtgtatctgatttttttttttttcttttggataTTGAGTGTGTTAGAAGGATATTATAAAACTCGTAGTTATGAATGAAGCTTAATACTATACTACTTTCGGATATTTTGAATACATGCTTTACAAAACACCAGACAGAGGCAGCTCAAAGCTAGAGGAGAAAGATGATGCGAAATATATAAAGCAAGGTATCCCTGAAAACCAACATATCAGCAAGACTGACTCTGATGGTACTTCTGGATCCAAAAGCATAAAATTACATTCTTTAAGACGTTCAATGAGGAGGCGTTCAATGCGGAATGCCAGTAAGGTAGGcataatagaaaggaacaaagcaGAACACTTGGAGTACCAAAACCTAGGAACTTGTCAGTATGGAGATGTCATTGTGATAGATGAAGTGGAAACAAGACCTTTTGATGTTGAGGACATGAAGCATCTTGATTCTAAGCAATTGAGGCAGATGGACTGGGAACAGGCACAGCAAAATTTTCTCAATGAAGCTTCAACTGGAAAACAAGTCAAAAATGGTGTTTCAGGAGATAAAGTTACTAAACCTGAAATTGTGAGGAAATACACTCTCAGAAAAAGGAATCACGATGAAATTAAGGAAGAGAAACATGAGTTGCAACAACTACATTCGGAAGAAAAAGGAGTGAGTAAGAATCTCTTTTATAAAAGGACTAAGCAAAGTGGACCTCAAGAACAGAGTTTACAAGAGGATGGGAAAGAAGTACATCAAAATGAACTGATGAAGCATGTTAAACCTGGAAACCAATATGCAAGGAAGAGGATAGAATCCGGTGCCACCGGAGGCAAAACCATAAAGCGAAATGGTTTAAGAAAACAAAAGCATGAAGAAGTTAAAGACCCCAAATTGGAGAGCCCTATATCTGTGGCGAAACAAaatggtttacaaaatcaaaagCATGAAGATGATAAAGACCCAAAACTGGAGACCCCCGCATCTGTGAGTATATTTTTGTGCAAATTTCCAATATGGTTACAATTTGAAGTCTTCCTTCCATTCATAGTACCAAAATATTCTTCACCATCAAGCTATTTGTTTGGTGACTCTCTTTTATGTCAAACTTGTGCCAAAATTGACCTAGATAATACTAGTACACTGAATATGAGGACAGGATGTCAAAAGTATGAAATTGACAATTTTAAATCTAAACAATTTGATGAACACTATTTTGTATTCAAATTGTGCTAAAATTAATCCAGATGATAGCAATGTACTGTAGTGGTGAAATTTTTGCACAAATTTGATATAAAATAACATTCTTTAAGTGGTTTAGTTTAATTGCCAGAAAATTGTATTTTATGAACAATAATTGCATATCAAAGTTGTGCCAAAATTAAACTTGATGACTTAAGTTTATTGGTGAATGTTTGCACAATTTTGATATAACATACTGTTCTTCAAGTGGTTTGACTTGATTATCAGAAAAGGATATTTTATGAACAATATATTGTTTTAAAATTGTGCTAAAATTAATCCAGATGATTAGCATAAATGCGTAATTTTGATCTAGAATGTCATTCTTCAAGTGGTTTGAAACAATGGCTGCTAGGGAAGCTAGATTTGAGCATGTTTCATACAGAAGAAATGTTTTGAAAACTGGATAAACTGGTTAAAGGACAGCCTGGCACACGAAACACGAAACTCCCGTCAATGCAGGATTCTGGAGCCTTAACATCCTTGTTTTTGAGAACATTGAATAGCTTCACTGATAGGGCCTGTTGTCAACAATTTGCCCTATTTTTTTACCATGTTCTTAAACTTCTACACCACTTTTCAACTTCATATTCAGTTTTTTTTCCCTTGATATTGCAGGCAAAGTTTTCTGAAACAGAAGCAGCACTGGATATTGTCAGTTCAAGAAAAACTAAAGTGATGCAGACTCTTGGACTCATTGCTCCACTTGGATCCCCATTCTGAGCAAATGAAGTTTAATTTGCAGCCTGTTCTGtagttttttgataattttgtgaACTAGCTTACTCTTAACTCCCCTTTTTTTGTTACACTAAGTTTGCCTTCAGATTTTGTTGGACAGTTCATTGCAGGCAAAGTGTAGGGTCTGATGACCAGTGTTTTGGTGTAAACTTTTTGTGCTGGTTAACGGTTGAAAGATGCACACTGATTTACTTGTCTATAAACTTTATCTTATTTTAATGTAAAGAAGAAAACCTCTGTTGATATTTGAGTAATACGAGATCAATAAGAGGAGCAAAATAATTAATAGAAAAAACATTTAacttttataataattattatataattattgTGGTAGAATTTTAGAAATGGGTGTGCTGATCCTGATAGTAACAGTTGATCTTTGGAGTACAATGACAAActctgatttttaaaattttgtagttTTGCCAAGTTGAACTTGAGCACACCAACTAGACCAACATTGCCAAGTTGAACTTGAGCACACCAACTAGACCAACATTGATGTTCATAAATTTTTGGGTAGAAATTAAGAAGGTGTTTTTTCTAAATCATCAAAGTATCCTCGGCCCTATACAATTATTTAATTGTCTTCTAGTATTATTGAGTATTATTATTTTCCGTCTAAATCTCCCATCTAATTTTTAAACAATTGGATGATGGTAACAGTTATGAAATCATATCAATTACAAATATTTTTCCCTATCACTCTACCTTATATATTTGATTCGGTTCATTATAATTTTTtcacctttatttttttttaattttaatggtgTGTTTATTTGGGTGCAAAATATAGAGGAAAATCTCACTTTGATTCACATAGTCAATCTTAATTAACAATGTAGATTCAACTCTGTTCACTTACAATTCAAATTATAACAATTAAGAAACAATAATTGCTACACAACTATGTAACAGTTCAATTATAAtagttatgaaattataattgctataattatataacaaatacaaaattatAATTACTATCATTCATAACTGTTATAATGTATCCTCAGTTTCAAATTTAGGctgaaaataataatgaaaacaaTACAATAAAAAGTAATTGCATCACTTTACAATGGATAGGATGtccttttaataaaaaatccaaaTAGAATGACCCTTTTGACAATTTGAAAAAAAAGGAGCGTCCTTTATTTTTTTCCCTAAAATTTTTTAACTCATAAATTCAAGCCTGGTTAAACTTGTGAATGTTCAATTGATACTAATATAGTTTATCTATTTACATCGAATACTATGATATGTTTTTTACCATTTTCTCTTGCCAAGGAAGAAAATTGCATAGCAAAACATTGTTCTACTAGTTTCATAATCCAAACAAAAGGTGGGAAAATAGATGTCGAAACTTAACATTTCATAAATTAATCAACAGCCATAGCTTCAGATCCAGGGCCACTGTCTTCTTCCACATTCATCTTATGCTCTTCAATAGCTGCTTGCAGCTCATCTACTGGACTCTTCTGTTCATCTTCAATTGTGTTCTGCAATTCGTCAACCTGCATTGAAGTCGAGTTCAAAAGATGGACATTATAACTCGACCATGGAACAAAAGGCAGTAATGGGAACTCATCGCTCATATGCACCAAAGTGCATCGAGCATCATAAGTTATATCTCAACGATACCAAAAGAACTCAATTTCCACAAACATGTGACAAATCTATCGTGATGTTAAACTCAAGAAAGAGTAGCTAAGCAATCTAAGAAACATGTGGAAAAAGAGGTAGACTTTTCGAGGCAA
This region of Zingiber officinale cultivar Zhangliang chromosome 9A, Zo_v1.1, whole genome shotgun sequence genomic DNA includes:
- the LOC122020169 gene encoding uncharacterized protein LOC122020169; amino-acid sequence: MRGKAFKSTESCMSNGLVASRDHQIQQEFVPGDIAWTKIKNHIWWPAQVVDEKSVGSGPKKKSKDEILVRLYGSYEYLYVDPLKCNMAFEKIVKQDNVSSEEVFRRSLDMVEELSQISSRGKTKKTGRHFRDRGSSKLEEKDDAKYIKQGIPENQHISKTDSDGTSGSKSIKLHSLRRSMRRRSMRNASKVGIIERNKAEHLEYQNLGTCQYGDVIVIDEVETRPFDVEDMKHLDSKQLRQMDWEQAQQNFLNEASTGKQVKNGVSGDKVTKPEIVRKYTLRKRNHDEIKEEKHELQQLHSEEKGVSKNLFYKRTKQSGPQEQSLQEDGKEVHQNELMKHVKPGNQYARKRIESGATGGKTIKRNGLRKQKHEEVKDPKLESPISVAKQNGLQNQKHEDDKDPKLETPASAKFSETEAALDIVSSRKTKVMQTLGLIAPLGSPF